A genomic region of Gemmatimonadota bacterium contains the following coding sequences:
- a CDS encoding 2-oxoacid:ferredoxin oxidoreductase subunit beta, whose protein sequence is MSYITKPSARHPRLPRNALGLTVRDYEGTMSTLCAGCGHDSVTAALVQTFFELDVEPYRVAKLSGIGCSSKTPAYFVSEAHGFNSVHGRMPAIAAGANAANRDLLFVGISGDGDSLSIGLGQFCHAIRRNVNMLYVLENNGVYGLTKGQFSASADIGTTSKRGEVNKQGPIDPVNLALSLGATFVARSFSGDKAQLVPILKAGLAHNGFALVDVISPCVTFADHKGSTKSYAHTRDNMHEVIATDFVPLRTEIKTDYADGSVRAITMHDGSVVKLRKVDEEYDPSDRGGVLDYLGATRSRGEIATGLLFLEEAGADMHGFHGTVDRPLVDVPYETLCPGGAALEELQREWR, encoded by the coding sequence ATGAGCTATATCACCAAGCCTTCGGCCAGGCACCCAAGGCTGCCGAGGAACGCGCTCGGGCTCACGGTTCGCGACTATGAAGGCACCATGTCGACGCTGTGCGCCGGGTGCGGTCACGATTCGGTCACCGCCGCGCTCGTTCAGACCTTCTTCGAGTTGGACGTCGAGCCGTATCGGGTCGCGAAGCTGTCCGGGATCGGCTGCTCTTCGAAGACGCCGGCCTATTTCGTGAGCGAGGCACACGGCTTCAACAGCGTGCATGGTCGCATGCCTGCGATCGCCGCCGGGGCGAATGCGGCGAACCGAGATCTGCTCTTCGTCGGCATCTCCGGAGACGGCGATTCGCTCTCCATCGGCCTCGGCCAGTTCTGCCACGCGATCCGTCGCAACGTGAACATGCTGTACGTCTTGGAGAACAACGGTGTGTACGGCCTCACCAAGGGCCAGTTTTCGGCCTCTGCGGACATCGGCACGACCTCGAAGCGCGGTGAGGTGAACAAGCAAGGACCGATCGATCCGGTGAACCTGGCGCTCTCGCTGGGTGCGACCTTCGTGGCGCGCTCGTTCTCGGGAGACAAGGCCCAACTCGTGCCTATTCTCAAGGCCGGGCTGGCGCACAATGGCTTCGCCCTCGTCGATGTCATTTCGCCATGCGTGACCTTCGCCGACCACAAGGGCTCCACGAAGAGCTACGCGCATACGCGCGACAACATGCACGAGGTCATCGCGACCGACTTCGTTCCGCTGCGAACCGAGATCAAGACCGACTACGCCGACGGGTCCGTGCGGGCAATCACCATGCACGACGGTAGCGTGGTGAAGCTGCGGAAGGTCGACGAGGAGTACGACCCCAGCGACCGGGGTGGCGTGCTCGACTATCTGGGCGCGACCAGGTCGCGAGGTGAAATCGCCACGGGCCTTCTGTTCTTGGAGGAGGCGGGCGCCGACATGCACGGCTTCCACGGCACCGTGGATCGGCCGCTGGTCGACGTCCCATACGAAACCCTGTGTCCCGGTGGCGCTGCGCTCGAGGAGTTGCAGAGGGAGTGGCGCTAG
- a CDS encoding FAD-dependent oxidoreductase — protein sequence MQPTNTQDPQYYHRVVDCQWACPAHTNVPEYIRLIADGKYTESYMLNRESNVFPGILGRTCDRPCEPACRRTRVEDEPVAICRLKRVAADLRGDVDHLLPKAPESKNGKRIALIGSGPASLTVANDLVPLGYECVIFEALPKAGGLMRSNIPSFRLPVRVLEEEIDMILDMGVEIRYDHRIESLKEMLGSGEFDSIFIGTGAPKGKELDIEGRQEADANVHIGIDWLESIHFGHIDSVGERVLVIGVGNTAMDCCRSSLRLGGNDIKVMARKSRQYFKASPWELEDAEDEQIEILVNHSPQKFVMENGRLTGMIFDLVEWDEDENGRLVSKKLGEKFIEADDVILAIGQDNAFPWIERDIGIEFGDWDMPVVDRATFMTTREGVFVGGDAAWGPENIIWAVEHGHQAAISIHQYCQDESVTDRLPYGMNLVSTKMGLHEWRYSNDYDPNLRTEMRYEDLEARLADIFVEAELGFDLKESVREVERCLNCDIQTDFTTNLCIECDACIDVCPTHCLTMTHNGEEEEVRQRLTAVAENTEQALFASEALPQTARIMFKDEDLCVHCGLCAERCPTAAWDMMQFDLLIPYAGQEPWPTTAPTASTTSA from the coding sequence ATGCAACCGACCAATACTCAGGACCCTCAGTACTACCACAGGGTCGTCGACTGCCAGTGGGCATGCCCGGCGCACACCAACGTGCCGGAATACATCCGCCTCATAGCGGACGGAAAGTACACCGAATCGTACATGCTCAACCGGGAGTCGAACGTCTTCCCCGGGATTCTGGGGCGGACGTGCGACCGGCCTTGTGAGCCGGCTTGCCGACGCACGCGTGTCGAAGACGAACCGGTCGCCATCTGTCGCCTGAAGCGTGTTGCGGCCGATCTGCGCGGTGACGTCGATCACCTGCTGCCGAAGGCGCCCGAGAGTAAGAACGGCAAGCGTATCGCGCTCATAGGGTCTGGCCCCGCTTCACTCACGGTGGCCAACGATCTCGTGCCACTCGGTTACGAGTGCGTGATCTTCGAGGCGCTGCCCAAGGCCGGTGGCCTCATGCGCAGCAACATCCCGTCGTTCCGCCTACCGGTTCGAGTGCTCGAGGAAGAGATCGACATGATCCTCGATATGGGAGTTGAGATCCGCTACGACCACCGCATCGAATCGCTCAAGGAAATGCTCGGCTCGGGCGAGTTCGACTCGATCTTCATCGGTACCGGTGCTCCGAAGGGCAAGGAGCTCGACATTGAGGGGCGCCAAGAGGCCGACGCCAACGTGCACATCGGCATCGACTGGCTCGAGTCCATCCACTTCGGCCACATCGATTCGGTCGGCGAGCGCGTCCTGGTCATCGGCGTCGGGAACACCGCCATGGACTGTTGCCGGTCCTCCCTGCGGTTGGGCGGCAATGACATCAAGGTCATGGCGCGCAAGTCGCGTCAGTACTTCAAAGCGTCTCCGTGGGAGCTCGAGGACGCCGAGGACGAACAGATCGAGATTCTGGTGAACCACTCGCCGCAGAAGTTCGTGATGGAAAACGGGCGTTTGACCGGCATGATTTTCGACCTGGTCGAATGGGACGAAGACGAGAACGGTCGGCTGGTGAGCAAGAAGCTGGGTGAGAAGTTCATCGAGGCCGACGACGTGATCCTCGCGATTGGGCAGGACAACGCGTTCCCGTGGATCGAGCGTGACATCGGCATCGAGTTCGGCGATTGGGACATGCCAGTCGTGGATCGCGCCACGTTCATGACCACCCGCGAGGGTGTCTTCGTCGGTGGCGACGCCGCGTGGGGCCCCGAGAACATCATCTGGGCGGTCGAGCACGGACATCAAGCCGCGATCTCGATCCATCAGTACTGCCAAGACGAGTCGGTCACCGACCGTCTGCCGTACGGCATGAACCTCGTCTCGACGAAGATGGGTCTGCACGAATGGCGCTACTCGAACGACTACGATCCGAATCTGCGGACCGAGATGCGCTACGAGGATCTGGAGGCGCGGCTCGCCGACATATTCGTGGAAGCCGAGCTGGGTTTCGACCTCAAGGAATCGGTGCGTGAGGTCGAGCGCTGCCTCAACTGCGACATTCAGACCGATTTCACGACCAACCTCTGCATCGAGTGCGACGCGTGCATCGACGTCTGTCCGACTCACTGCCTCACGATGACCCACAACGGTGAAGAGGAAGAGGTTCGCCAGCGGCTCACGGCGGTGGCCGAGAATACGGAACAGGCGCTCTTTGCCTCCGAGGCCCTTCCCCAAACGGCGCGCATCATGTTCAAGGACGAGGACCTGTGCGTCCACTGCGGTCTGTGCGCTGAGCGATGCCCGACCGCCGCCTGGGACATGATGCAGTTCGACCTTCTCATCCCCTACGCGGGACAGGAACCTTGGCCCACGACAGCACCTACGGCGTCAACGACTTCGGCCTGA
- a CDS encoding 2-oxoacid:acceptor oxidoreductase subunit alpha, with amino-acid sequence MPDRRLGHDAVRPSHPLRGTGTLAHDSTYGVNDFGLKIATVNGTGSASANGLLLQALFRMGVPVSGKNVFPSNIQGLPTWYEIRVNADGYTARSPDFQLMVAMNPESYARDIEEVASGGWILYDSSRELSDEFKRDDVAFLGVPFAELCVHRFDGSRTRILMKNITYVGALVALLDIDMDVVKGMLQEKFATKQHLMDANFIAIELGYDYAEEHFDCPLPIRLETMDATKDCVMVTGNAAAALGCVYAGATVGAWYPITPATSVMDGFTEYCNRFRVDPETGKKNFCILQAEDELAAAGMVIGAGWMGARAFTPTSGPGISLMTEFIGLAYYAEVPSVFFDIQRTGPSTGMPTRTQQGDLMLCVYASHGDTKHIVLFPADPKECFEFAVAAFDLAERFQTPTFVVSDLDIGMNDWMIPKLEWDDDFVPDRGKVLSAEDLEQAGQFYRYLDVDGDHIAARTLPGVHPKGAYFTRGSGHDKYGRYTEDSDAYREVMDRLLKKVESAADAVPEPEVHAMEGGSRLGLLSIGGCHWAVLEARDQLIRDGVLIDYLRVRGFPFNHTVEQFLDEHDLVIVVEQNRDQQLRKLLLLETNCVKQKLVSVTDYGGQPLSKGIVLEGVAPYLEALAVEVP; translated from the coding sequence ATGCCCGACCGCCGCCTGGGACATGATGCAGTTCGACCTTCTCATCCCCTACGCGGGACAGGAACCTTGGCCCACGACAGCACCTACGGCGTCAACGACTTCGGCCTGAAGATCGCCACGGTCAACGGGACCGGGTCAGCCAGCGCGAACGGACTGCTGCTGCAGGCGCTGTTCCGTATGGGCGTCCCCGTATCGGGCAAGAACGTATTCCCGTCGAACATCCAGGGGCTGCCCACGTGGTATGAGATCCGCGTGAACGCGGACGGGTACACCGCGCGCAGCCCCGATTTTCAGCTCATGGTGGCGATGAACCCGGAGAGCTACGCGCGCGACATCGAGGAGGTCGCGTCCGGCGGGTGGATTCTATACGACAGCAGCCGCGAGCTGTCTGACGAGTTCAAGCGCGACGACGTCGCGTTCCTCGGCGTTCCGTTCGCCGAGCTGTGCGTCCACCGTTTCGACGGATCACGCACGCGCATCCTGATGAAGAACATCACCTACGTGGGGGCGCTCGTCGCACTGCTCGACATCGACATGGACGTTGTGAAGGGGATGCTGCAGGAGAAGTTTGCGACTAAGCAGCACCTCATGGACGCGAACTTCATCGCGATCGAGCTCGGATACGATTACGCCGAGGAACACTTCGACTGTCCGCTCCCGATTCGGCTCGAGACCATGGACGCGACGAAGGACTGCGTCATGGTCACCGGGAACGCCGCTGCCGCTCTGGGCTGTGTCTACGCAGGTGCCACCGTCGGCGCCTGGTATCCGATCACGCCCGCGACGTCCGTCATGGACGGCTTCACCGAGTACTGCAATCGATTCCGGGTCGACCCCGAGACCGGCAAGAAGAATTTCTGCATTCTGCAAGCGGAGGACGAGCTGGCGGCGGCTGGCATGGTCATCGGCGCGGGCTGGATGGGTGCGCGGGCGTTCACGCCGACCTCCGGACCCGGCATTTCGCTCATGACCGAGTTCATTGGGCTTGCGTACTACGCCGAGGTCCCGAGCGTCTTCTTCGATATCCAGCGTACGGGCCCTTCGACCGGCATGCCGACGCGCACGCAACAGGGCGACCTGATGCTCTGTGTCTACGCATCCCACGGGGACACCAAGCACATTGTGCTCTTCCCGGCGGATCCAAAGGAATGCTTCGAGTTCGCGGTCGCCGCTTTCGATCTCGCAGAGCGCTTCCAGACTCCGACCTTCGTCGTGTCGGATCTGGACATCGGAATGAACGACTGGATGATCCCAAAGCTCGAATGGGACGACGATTTCGTGCCGGATCGCGGCAAAGTGCTCTCCGCGGAGGATCTCGAGCAGGCGGGGCAGTTCTACCGGTACCTGGATGTCGACGGTGACCACATCGCGGCGCGCACGCTTCCGGGGGTGCATCCGAAGGGCGCGTACTTCACGCGCGGGTCGGGCCACGACAAGTACGGACGCTATACGGAAGACTCGGACGCGTACCGCGAAGTCATGGACCGCTTGCTGAAGAAGGTCGAATCGGCGGCTGATGCAGTGCCGGAGCCGGAGGTGCACGCGATGGAGGGTGGCTCACGGCTTGGGCTCCTTTCGATCGGCGGCTGCCACTGGGCGGTGCTCGAGGCGCGGGACCAACTCATACGGGACGGCGTGCTGATCGACTATCTGCGCGTTCGCGGCTTTCCGTTCAACCACACGGTCGAGCAGTTCCTGGACGAGCATGACCTCGTCATCGTCGTCGAACAGAACCGGGACCAGCAGTTGAGGAAGCTGCTGCTGCTGGAGACGAACTGCGTGAAGCAGAAGCTGGTGTCGGTCACCGACTATGGGGGGCAGCCGCTGAGCAAGGGAATCGTGCTCGAGGGTGTCGCCCCCTACCTGGAGGCGCTCGCCGTGGAGGTCCCATGA